A region from the Candidatus Peregrinibacteria bacterium genome encodes:
- a CDS encoding DUF2779 domain-containing protein, with the protein MKHIQQPCRFMMVVCRIKVSFQFSLHILREPNGELEHYEYLHTDPNSHPMIALANELMKVMGGKGSIIVWNKKFEGKCHENLADLLPKHAEIFHGYNQRLFDLMEIFSKNHYVHPDFRGGFSIKDVLPVLVPKMSYKDLNLRDGAMAMNAWKKMMFEVEDVEKKQKCRMIYSNIVN; encoded by the coding sequence ATGAAACATATCCAACAGCCGTGCCGATTTATGATGGTTGTGTGCCGTATCAAAGTATCATTTCAGTTTTCTTTACATATTTTGAGAGAGCCAAACGGTGAGTTGGAACATTACGAATATTTGCACACAGATCCAAACTCTCATCCAATGATTGCTTTAGCAAATGAGTTAATGAAAGTGATGGGTGGTAAAGGTAGTATTATCGTTTGGAACAAGAAATTTGAAGGGAAATGTCACGAAAATTTAGCTGATTTACTACCTAAACATGCTGAAATATTCCACGGCTACAATCAGCGATTGTTTGATCTAATGGAAATTTTTTCAAAAAACCATTATGTACATCCGGATTTTAGGGGAGGCTTTTCTATAAAAGATGTTTTGCCTGTTCTAGTCCCTAAAATGTCTTACAAAGATTTAAATCTACGGGATGGAGCAATGGCGATGAACGCTTGGAAGAAAATGATGTTTGAAGTTGAAGATGTTGAAAAAAAACAAAAATGCAGGATGATTTACTCGAATATTGTAAATTGA
- a CDS encoding Bro-N domain-containing protein, producing MDNTTTKLAIFQKKEIRKIIHHSEWWFSVVDVISALTESSNPNDYWYRMKVRVNSEDGIELSTICRQLKLESADGKKYNTDCANTEGIFRIIQSIPSPKAEPFKRWLAKVGYERVQEIEDPELATKRTRALYKAKGYSEDWIEKRMRGIAIREELTDEWQKRGVKEQKDYSILTAEISKATFGMTPSEYKKFKKLKRENLRDHMTDLELIFSMLGERATTEITQTENSQGFHKLKKDAKEGGKIAGDAKEALEKRTKKKVSSPENYLLKKQNTKKLK from the coding sequence ATGGACAACACAACAACAAAACTCGCCATCTTTCAAAAGAAAGAGATTCGAAAAATAATTCATCATAGTGAGTGGTGGTTTTCCGTGGTGGATGTTATCAGTGCCCTTACGGAGAGCTCAAATCCCAATGATTATTGGTATCGCATGAAAGTTCGCGTAAATAGTGAAGATGGAATTGAGTTATCGACAATTTGTCGACAACTGAAATTAGAGTCAGCAGATGGTAAAAAATACAATACCGATTGTGCTAACACCGAAGGTATTTTCCGCATCATCCAATCCATTCCATCCCCAAAAGCCGAACCATTCAAACGATGGTTGGCAAAAGTTGGTTATGAGCGAGTGCAGGAAATTGAAGATCCCGAGCTGGCAACAAAGCGCACACGAGCCTTATATAAAGCCAAAGGCTACAGCGAAGACTGGATTGAAAAAAGAATGCGTGGCATTGCGATTCGTGAAGAGCTAACCGATGAATGGCAAAAGCGCGGCGTGAAAGAGCAAAAAGATTATTCCATTTTGACGGCAGAAATATCCAAGGCCACTTTTGGCATGACTCCGAGCGAGTATAAGAAATTTAAAAAGCTCAAACGTGAAAATCTACGAGATCATATGACTGATTTAGAGCTCATCTTCTCGATGCTGGGCGAACGGGCAACCACCGAAATAACCCAAACCGAAAACTCACAAGGATTTCACAAATTAAAGAAAGATGCCAAGGAAGGTGGCAAAATTGCCGGAGACGCAAAGGAAGCCCTTGAAAAAAGAACGAAGAAAAAGGTAAGCAGCCCCGAGAACTATTTGCTAAAAAAGCAAAATACCAAGAAATTAAAATAA
- the lexA gene encoding transcriptional repressor LexA — translation MSTRTPLTQKQKEVLDFIESFSKKKGYGPSLKEVQEAMRFTSHSTAQFHVNQLVDKGFLKKSSGVARGFEPLKRDDVIEVPILGIVPAGGPSEAIQEQSPEIREIPKSMLKGDYRRHYFLRVSGDSMEEKGVLDGDLVLIREQTDFDNGDIVVIADTNWGVTLKEVLKEKKQITVKPANPKYQIYTMQLGDCQIVGKKVGLMREN, via the coding sequence ATGTCTACAAGAACACCACTCACACAGAAGCAAAAGGAAGTATTGGACTTCATAGAGTCATTTTCAAAGAAAAAAGGATATGGGCCTTCCTTAAAAGAAGTGCAGGAAGCGATGAGATTCACATCTCACTCAACAGCACAATTTCATGTAAACCAATTGGTAGACAAAGGTTTTTTAAAAAAAAGTTCCGGCGTAGCCAGAGGTTTCGAACCATTAAAAAGAGATGATGTAATTGAAGTGCCAATTCTTGGGATAGTTCCCGCAGGTGGACCAAGCGAAGCAATCCAAGAGCAATCACCGGAGATCAGGGAAATACCAAAATCCATGTTAAAGGGCGACTATAGAAGACACTATTTTTTGCGAGTTAGCGGTGACAGTATGGAGGAAAAAGGGGTTTTAGATGGAGACCTTGTTTTAATCAGAGAGCAAACAGATTTTGATAATGGGGACATAGTTGTAATAGCGGATACAAATTGGGGAGTGACTTTAAAGGAAGTTCTCAAAGAAAAAAAACAAATTACGGTAAAACCGGCTAATCCCAAATATCAAATTTACACTATGCAGCTTGGCGACTGCCAAATTGTTGGGAAAAAAGTTGGGCTTATGCGTGAAAATTAA